From a single Nicotiana tabacum cultivar K326 chromosome 8, ASM71507v2, whole genome shotgun sequence genomic region:
- the LOC107759609 gene encoding uncharacterized protein LOC107759609, translated as MVIKLVVREYTLNVVSAYAPHAGLDEEVKRRFWKGLDEIVRQVLPYEKLLIGEDFNGHIGASTGGYGEVHGGFGFGERNGGGTSLLDFAKAFGLVIANSSFPKRKEHLVTFQNAVAKTQIDYLLLRRCDSELRKDCKVIPSETLMTQHRLLVLDVGISLKRRKRIARGKPRIRWGALTKDKAQELECRLSAMGAWRSSGDTNTMWSATADCIRESAREVEMPSSVNGDENNNLENRVENGVAAPGVGVTYETLRTHQDQFQRTQSHATPNKSI; from the exons ATggttattaagttggtggttAGAGAGTACACCCTAAACGTCGTTAGCGCCTATGCACCGCATGCgggcctagatgaggaggttaaacgaCGCTTCTGGAAggggttagatgagattgtgcgCCAGGTTCTCCCTTATGAGAAGTTACTCATAGGAgaggatttcaatggtcatattggggcGTCCACAGGTGGctatggcgaggtgcatggaggctttggttttggggagaggaacggaggTGGTACCTCGCTATTGGACTTTGCTAAagcttttgggttggtgattgcgaactctagcttTCCGAAGAGGAaagagcatttggttacttttcaaaatgcggtAGCGAAGACTCAGATAGACTATCTCCTCctaaggaggtgtgacagcgagTTGCGCAAGGACTGCAAGGTGATTCCGAGTGAGACACTCATGACGCAGCATAGACTCTTGGTGCTTGACGTTGGTATTAGTTTAAAGAGAAGGAAAAGGATAGCTCGGGGAAAACCaagaatcaggtggggagccttgactaaggataaagcccaagagttGGAGTGCCGGTTGTCagctatgggagcttggaggagcagtggGGACACAAACACTATGTGGTCAGCGACAGCAGACTGTATAAGGGAgtctgcgagagag GTCGAAATGCCTAGCTCAGTAAATGGagatgaaaacaacaatcttgagaaccGCGTAGAGAATGGTGTGGCTGCTCCAGGTGTTGGTGTGACATACGAAACCTTGAGAACGCACCAGGACCAATTCCAGCGGACACAATCTCACGCGACGCCCAACAAGTCAATATAA
- the LOC107759610 gene encoding heavy metal-associated isoprenylated plant protein 47-like, giving the protein MKKKIVIDLPLSTDKSRSKAMQIAVNIRGVTSVNIDKEKNHLVVIGEGVDSFALMKCLKRKFRCASIVSVEEVKPPNKEAEEKKKKEEEAKKKEEEEKKRKEQEEKCKLQCCPPINPPCVQYYPVCQPVYDNYNQSCSIL; this is encoded by the exons ATGAAG AAAAAGATCGTGATTGATCTTCCACTGAGCACTGATAAGAGCAGATCAAAGGCAATGCAGATTGCTGTAAATATTCGAG GGGTTACATCGGTAAATATAGATAAGGAAAAAAATCATTTGGTTGTGATAGGAGAAGGGGTTGATTCTTTTGCACTAATGAAGTGCCTAAAGAGGAAATTCAGGTGCGCTAGCATTGTCAGCGTGGAAGAAGTGAAACCTCCGAATAAAGAGGccgaagaaaagaagaagaaggaagaagaagcaaagaagaaggaagaagaagaaaagaagaggaaggaACAAGAAGAGAAGTGCAAATTACAATGTTGCCCACCAATTAACCCCCCATGTGTACAGTATTATCCAGTATGTCAACCTGTTTATGACAATTATAACCAAAGTTGCTCTATTTTGTGA